Proteins from a single region of Acidobacteriota bacterium:
- a CDS encoding transposase has protein sequence MPKQRKSYSAEFKARVAIAAIKGQETINEIASRYDVHPNLVSLWKKQAQEELPGVFTDRRARDARDEEELRNWLYQQIGQLKVELDSMKKNWVTRGEVVRRFAEPGHPLISPFVSG, from the coding sequence ATGCCGAAACAGCGGAAATCATACAGCGCGGAGTTCAAGGCGCGGGTCGCGATCGCGGCCATCAAGGGACAGGAAACGATCAACGAGATCGCTTCGCGGTACGACGTTCATCCGAACCTCGTCAGCCTCTGGAAGAAGCAGGCACAGGAAGAGTTGCCGGGAGTTTTTACGGACCGGCGGGCGCGCGACGCGCGTGACGAGGAGGAACTTCGCAACTGGCTTTATCAGCAGATCGGTCAACTCAAAGTTGAACTGGACTCGATGAAAAAAAACTGGGTCACTCGAGGTGAGGTGGTGAGGCGCTTCGCGGAACCCGGACACCCGCTGATAAGCCCTTTCGTGTCTGGATAA
- a CDS encoding OmpA family protein: MENDSSLDFNFWTAFADLMLSLLLVLCMLLFVIIAVITLGTVNLKQVETNQMVIVKSVAERYRAEIKDLPNIKDAYGIRLPEELRKSIDEDLGFRETIGNDIEIYNDLDKQRITFSEWILFDSGNYELKTKGKDVLKVVGDVIKTKLDRIKQIQIEGHADTDLPKSSNNTQLAANRAISVFFFFKDMVGIKPEETLMSATSFGEYNSVQRVRNPDPYNKEKLDADNKDLTSKSRNRRIEIVLFYRR, encoded by the coding sequence ATGGAAAACGATTCATCACTCGATTTTAATTTCTGGACGGCTTTTGCCGACCTCATGCTTTCTCTCTTGCTGGTGCTTTGTATGTTGTTGTTTGTCATCATTGCTGTCATCACGCTCGGAACCGTAAACCTTAAACAGGTTGAAACTAATCAGATGGTCATTGTTAAGTCGGTCGCCGAACGCTACAGGGCGGAGATCAAAGATTTACCGAATATCAAGGATGCGTACGGCATTCGATTACCCGAAGAACTTAGAAAATCCATTGACGAGGATCTTGGTTTTCGTGAAACGATCGGAAACGATATTGAAATTTACAATGATCTCGATAAACAACGAATCACTTTCAGTGAATGGATCTTGTTTGATTCCGGCAACTATGAGTTAAAGACCAAGGGTAAAGACGTACTCAAAGTTGTTGGAGATGTAATCAAGACCAAGCTTGACCGGATCAAACAGATCCAAATCGAAGGCCATGCCGATACCGACCTCCCGAAGAGTTCGAATAACACCCAATTGGCCGCAAACAGAGCCATTAGCGTTTTCTTCTTTTTCAAAGATATGGTCGGCATCAAGCCAGAGGAGACTTTAATGTCAGCCACCTCTTTCGGTGAATATAATTCAGTTCAGCGGGTCCGCAATCCCGATCCTTATAACAAGGAAAAACTGGATGCGGATAATAAAGACCTGACTTCAAAAAGCCGGAACCGGCGAATCGAAATCGTACTTTTTTACCGCCGTTAA
- a CDS encoding MotA/TolQ/ExbB proton channel family protein, translating to MDYITYLFPTELFGKIIIIIQSGLFVLWFVFVIFRAINLIRTKREITNCKDITSLVKTLERAGNPAVNMAKANFDDFRKVALLPDKSLIVSHLETLYRAAFNRSNLDVQSLIKNTEARITKSNQSYRSVISLFIVLGLLGTLMGLATSLSKLSINPSGPNNSVLSESYRLMLEQLSGAFTPSILGVLLTILGVGVFAVLQRYIYGVCLLLEKETVSNWAINLFPSTPQQLTKQLERSEQQLQDNLKAAQDVAAFAQEIRDDAEGLKKDINETRVKFKDLRDASENLVKFSENFNKSINNLPAFQNELRELNKQTLKNSELLQITVGHSLQVMHNGLNTVMQNIDEKLTNFLVPLQTNFNKSLEDSEVFLESNKEFLETVRAHFAEQNESFNTQYNEQKEQLTTLLGSLNLYEEAYVSSRRSIDETLVETLAAVKEANQKLGNQNEAVIRGLAETIGTPLKEEMTNALGTISTELGRVSTTLTQTTTPLDLAAERMSAITEMFDTNMGALLDQIRTEFSDQNQQNHDYLAQIQLLNSALGTLSQDLGSLRESLNNMEKPVKDWAKIINNVPPNPRPSNPTQKGQPRPKEDRPPGNIIQRLFWS from the coding sequence ATGGATTATATTACTTACCTTTTCCCAACGGAACTTTTTGGAAAGATCATCATTATTATCCAGTCCGGACTATTTGTTTTGTGGTTCGTTTTCGTTATTTTCAGAGCCATCAACCTGATTCGAACAAAAAGAGAAATAACCAACTGCAAAGACATAACTTCGCTGGTCAAAACCTTGGAAAGAGCCGGCAACCCAGCCGTTAATATGGCCAAAGCCAATTTTGATGATTTTAGAAAAGTTGCTTTATTACCTGACAAATCCCTTATTGTTTCACACTTGGAAACACTTTACCGCGCTGCATTCAATCGCAGTAATCTAGATGTTCAGTCCTTGATAAAAAATACCGAAGCGAGAATCACAAAATCCAATCAATCATATCGGTCAGTGATTTCACTCTTTATCGTTCTCGGTCTCCTTGGCACGCTGATGGGACTCGCCACCAGCCTATCAAAGCTCTCCATTAACCCATCGGGTCCCAACAACAGCGTTTTGTCTGAAAGTTACCGGCTTATGCTTGAACAACTGAGCGGGGCCTTTACGCCGAGTATTTTAGGAGTGTTACTGACCATTTTAGGGGTCGGTGTTTTTGCGGTTTTGCAAAGATACATCTATGGCGTCTGTCTGCTTCTGGAAAAAGAAACGGTCAGTAACTGGGCGATCAATTTGTTTCCGAGCACCCCGCAACAATTGACGAAGCAGCTCGAACGAAGCGAACAACAGTTGCAGGACAATCTGAAGGCCGCCCAAGATGTGGCCGCCTTTGCCCAAGAGATCCGGGATGATGCCGAAGGGTTGAAAAAAGATATAAACGAGACCCGGGTTAAATTCAAAGATCTCCGTGACGCATCAGAAAATCTGGTCAAATTTTCCGAGAATTTCAACAAAAGTATCAATAATTTACCGGCTTTTCAGAATGAACTGCGTGAGCTGAACAAACAGACTCTTAAAAATTCCGAACTGCTTCAAATAACCGTCGGACACTCATTACAGGTTATGCATAACGGCCTCAACACGGTTATGCAAAACATTGATGAAAAGCTGACCAATTTCTTAGTCCCGCTCCAGACCAATTTCAATAAATCACTGGAGGACAGTGAAGTATTTCTCGAAAGTAATAAAGAGTTCCTGGAAACCGTGCGCGCGCATTTCGCTGAACAAAACGAGTCGTTCAACACTCAGTATAATGAACAGAAAGAACAGCTTACGACATTACTAGGCAGTTTGAACCTCTATGAAGAAGCTTACGTCTCTTCCCGTCGTTCCATTGATGAAACTTTGGTTGAGACCCTGGCGGCCGTTAAGGAAGCCAATCAAAAACTGGGCAATCAAAACGAGGCGGTCATCCGCGGGTTGGCGGAAACCATCGGAACTCCATTGAAAGAAGAAATGACGAACGCCTTAGGCACCATTTCTACCGAATTGGGCAGAGTTTCAACCACGCTGACCCAGACCACCACACCGCTCGATCTCGCCGCCGAACGCATGAGCGCAATCACTGAAATGTTCGACACAAATATGGGAGCTTTGCTGGATCAGATAAGAACCGAATTTTCTGATCAGAACCAGCAGAATCATGATTACCTGGCCCAAATCCAATTACTGAACTCTGCTCTCGGAACGCTCAGCCAGGATCTGGGGTCGTTGCGGGAAAGCTTGAACAATATGGAAAAACCCGTCAAAGATTGGGCTAAGATAATCAACAACGTCCCGCCCAACCCGCGCCCCTCCAATCCAACCCAAAAAGGACAACCGCGACCGAAAGAAGATCGTCCCCCGGGAAATATCATACAGAGGCTGTTTTGGAGTTAA
- a CDS encoding thermonuclease family protein — translation MLSHFLLAALIVISSLELSGCRSRELRNRNLPTNVVGSTPNAQISPRRFRVTKVIDGDTIDVRDEHNNLFRVRLAGIDSPERGQPYSKVATEALSALVWNREVMLEGEKIDRFRRRVAKVLTDRDVCLEMVRKGLAWHFKKYEEEQSPSDRKLYDDAETKARTERTGLWQSQDPMPPWSIREQRRNGYGQD, via the coding sequence ATGTTGAGCCATTTCTTGCTTGCCGCGCTCATCGTCATTAGCAGTCTCGAGTTGTCGGGATGCCGCAGCCGCGAGCTACGGAACCGTAACCTCCCGACGAACGTAGTTGGGTCTACGCCGAACGCACAGATCTCGCCTAGAAGATTTCGCGTGACGAAGGTGATTGACGGGGATACGATCGACGTCCGTGATGAACACAACAATTTGTTTCGCGTTCGCCTCGCAGGTATTGATTCTCCGGAGAGAGGACAGCCTTACTCGAAAGTGGCAACGGAAGCACTCAGTGCGTTGGTGTGGAATCGTGAAGTTATGTTGGAAGGTGAAAAGATTGATCGTTTTCGCCGGCGCGTCGCAAAGGTTTTGACAGATCGTGATGTTTGTCTGGAAATGGTTCGGAAAGGATTGGCTTGGCATTTCAAGAAGTACGAAGAAGAACAATCCCCATCCGACCGCAAACTGTACGACGATGCTGAAACGAAGGCACGGACGGAGCGCACTGGCCTCTGGCAAAGTCAGGATCCAATGCCGCCATGGAGTATTCGGGAACAGCGGCGAAATGGTTATGGCCAGGATTGA